In Daucus carota subsp. sativus chromosome 4, DH1 v3.0, whole genome shotgun sequence, one DNA window encodes the following:
- the LOC108218465 gene encoding ethylene-responsive transcription factor ERN1 isoform X1: MRFSKCKKVICRCISPMSKALSLRSAKSVMKVSQSSPRGRRTRGGPDNSSCKFRGVRQRTWGKWVSEISELNRGKRTWLGTFATAEAAAMAYDEAAVKLFGSDAKINFPERLPQVSCPVQATAPTSEIPEEGIVELQQGEDPPAMAYDKAAGKLSGGYAKLSENIPQVSCPVHTRATTSKDTLIYSEGIKTPGGLTEMEQVACPPGPEFSLTTIQYDCLINDLLIGNFDYVMKKQSDVARIVNHVDLQGDKVGKNEGNLGEKLIVELPKSDGSTLWDEIMATTDLEKIKNPEDFSAGDLDDVFKDILEDDLGIDISGF, encoded by the exons ATGAGATTTAGCAAATGCAAAAAAG TAATCTGTAGGTGCATTTCACCGATGTCAAAGGCACTAAGCTTAAGATCTGCAAAATCGGTGATGAAGGTAAGTCAATCGAGCCCAAGAGGCAGAAGAACAAGGGGAGGACCTGATAATTCCTCTTGCAAGTTTAGAGGCGTGAGGCAGCGGACTTGGGGCAAGTGGGTGTCGGAGATAAGCGAGCTTAATCGTGGAAAGCGCACTTGGCTAGGCACTTTTGCAACCGCTGAGGCTGCAGCTATGGCCTATGATGAGGCTGCTGTCAAGCTCTTTGGTTCTGATGCTAAAATCAACTTTCCAGAGAGGCTACCACAAGTGTCATGTCCAGTCCAGGCCACAGCCCCCACTAGCGAAATTCCAGAAGAAGGAATTGTAGAATTGCAGCAGGGTGAGGATCCACCAGCTATGGCCTATGATAAGGCTGCTGGTAAGCTGTCTGGTGGTTATGCTAAGCTTTCTGAGAACATACCTCAGGTGTCATGTCCAGTTCATACGAGAGCCACCACTAGCAAGGACACCCTTATATATTCTGAGGGAATCAAAACTCCTGGAGGACTTACAGAGATGGAGCAGGTTGCATGCCCACCAGGTCCTGAATTCTCTCTTACTACTATTCAGTATGACTGCCTGATAAATGATCTGTTGATTGGTAATTTTGATTATGTTATGAAGAAACAATCCGATGTAGCTCGGATTGTTAACCATGTTGATTTGCAAGGTGATAAAGTTGGGAAGAATGAAGGTAATTTGGGAGAAAAGCTGATTGTGGAATTGCCAAAATCTGACGGTTCTACCTTGTGGGATGAAATCATGGCAACAACTGATTTAGAGAAGATCAAGAACCCAGAGGATTTTTCAGCTGGTGACTTGGACGATGTTTTTAAAGATATCCTGGAAGATGATCTAGGCATAGACATTTCTGGGTTCTGA
- the LOC108218465 gene encoding ethylene-responsive transcription factor ERF034 isoform X2: MQKRCISPMSKALSLRSAKSVMKVSQSSPRGRRTRGGPDNSSCKFRGVRQRTWGKWVSEISELNRGKRTWLGTFATAEAAAMAYDEAAVKLFGSDAKINFPERLPQVSCPVQATAPTSEIPEEGIVELQQGEDPPAMAYDKAAGKLSGGYAKLSENIPQVSCPVHTRATTSKDTLIYSEGIKTPGGLTEMEQVACPPGPEFSLTTIQYDCLINDLLIGNFDYVMKKQSDVARIVNHVDLQGDKVGKNEGNLGEKLIVELPKSDGSTLWDEIMATTDLEKIKNPEDFSAGDLDDVFKDILEDDLGIDISGF; encoded by the exons ATGCAAAAAAG GTGCATTTCACCGATGTCAAAGGCACTAAGCTTAAGATCTGCAAAATCGGTGATGAAGGTAAGTCAATCGAGCCCAAGAGGCAGAAGAACAAGGGGAGGACCTGATAATTCCTCTTGCAAGTTTAGAGGCGTGAGGCAGCGGACTTGGGGCAAGTGGGTGTCGGAGATAAGCGAGCTTAATCGTGGAAAGCGCACTTGGCTAGGCACTTTTGCAACCGCTGAGGCTGCAGCTATGGCCTATGATGAGGCTGCTGTCAAGCTCTTTGGTTCTGATGCTAAAATCAACTTTCCAGAGAGGCTACCACAAGTGTCATGTCCAGTCCAGGCCACAGCCCCCACTAGCGAAATTCCAGAAGAAGGAATTGTAGAATTGCAGCAGGGTGAGGATCCACCAGCTATGGCCTATGATAAGGCTGCTGGTAAGCTGTCTGGTGGTTATGCTAAGCTTTCTGAGAACATACCTCAGGTGTCATGTCCAGTTCATACGAGAGCCACCACTAGCAAGGACACCCTTATATATTCTGAGGGAATCAAAACTCCTGGAGGACTTACAGAGATGGAGCAGGTTGCATGCCCACCAGGTCCTGAATTCTCTCTTACTACTATTCAGTATGACTGCCTGATAAATGATCTGTTGATTGGTAATTTTGATTATGTTATGAAGAAACAATCCGATGTAGCTCGGATTGTTAACCATGTTGATTTGCAAGGTGATAAAGTTGGGAAGAATGAAGGTAATTTGGGAGAAAAGCTGATTGTGGAATTGCCAAAATCTGACGGTTCTACCTTGTGGGATGAAATCATGGCAACAACTGATTTAGAGAAGATCAAGAACCCAGAGGATTTTTCAGCTGGTGACTTGGACGATGTTTTTAAAGATATCCTGGAAGATGATCTAGGCATAGACATTTCTGGGTTCTGA